The Procambarus clarkii isolate CNS0578487 chromosome 42, FALCON_Pclarkii_2.0, whole genome shotgun sequence nucleotide sequence ttggagtcggtctcctggccgtcgtcttctcccagcaacggctgtcgcctacgtctcagctacagtcgttcggtttccccaaatagtcctctcttcctcagctacccagtggctctgtcagccactacgctgtcacgaactggtgaattgccacagacgtcaacatacgtcactgcacggcttcactgctactggcacagtacctgactggagcacttgttgctcaaataaccgtcgattccctcttctggttcaacacatgaactagggaagacttctcagagcacTGGCGGACTTcggatgacgcgtaaatccacgggagcgaggtacaactgtcctactgacaagaccatccgtcgcacgtccgacctctatgacgtgtcgtatctgactgctggcgccagcccggcgcgctggccggacccccttccttcgtgacgtcactttcgctacgggaagttttcattggctcccggtgccacattgctgtcggtgaccaatccggtgccactgacgtcacacggttttggcgggagatcagagaggtaagcgccatcttggctccctaaagggcctataccacaggccaaaatatcactatttcacaaatttctcggctctccgagaacacttcactctctcccatatatcaaattgtagcctgcaacatagagaacgcttgggaaaagtagacatgactcttactgcaggcgtgggagaattataagggggggaactccgtcacaatatatatatatatatatatatatatatatatatatatatatatatatatatatatatatatatatatatttatatatatatatttatatatatatatttatatatatatttatatatatatatatatttatatatatttatatatatatatatatatatatatatatatatatatataaatataaacatataaatatatataacagcTTGGGAACATACACAGATCTTTAACTACATAAAGTTAGCATCATTCAAATATGTATATACAACAGAAACAAGAAGCTTATCACCCGCACCAGTTGGCTTTACTGACCGAAGCAGAGAAAGACAAGGGAGAAGATGGGAGGAGGGAGTAGTGACAGTAGCAGCGGTCGGGCCTTGCTAGTGGTGAAACGAGtagttacacactcacacacacaacagtcacacactcacacacaacagtcacacactcacacacaacagtcacacacacacacacaacagtcacacactcacacacaacagtcacacactcacacacaacagtcacacacacacacaacagtcacacacataaCAGTTACACACtcccacaacagtcacacacacacacaacagttacacactcTACAGTCACACACAAAACGGTCACACACTGGCacatacacaacagtcatacactcacacacacaacagctacacacactcacacacacacaccagtcacacactcctacacacaacagtcacacacacacacacacacacaacagtcacacacacacacacacacacacaacagctacacacactcacacacacacaacagtcacacactcccacacacaacagtcacacacacacacacacacacacacaacagtcacacacacacacacacaacagttacacacacaacagttacacactcacacacaacagtcacacattcacacacaacagtctctcactcacacactcaacagttacacactcacacacacaacagttacacactcacacacacacacacacaacacatcatgATATATAATGACAATAATGCAGTACAGTACCGTACAAAAGAGTATAATACACCTGTATATAATGATATTTCAAATACTGCAGAATAAATTACATTGTAATAGAGGTTCGTTAACTCTTAAAGGTATGACCCCAGCGTACCCAGTCTGATCCGGGTAGGCTGGGTCATAACAGAAAACTGTTGGTCTTTACGTGCACTGAATATGGAAGTGTTGATCTATTCGAGTATTGACTTAAAATGAATGTTGACCTGCGCAGTGGCCCTTTTCCTTCCCCGAGGATCTTAAGGAGGTAATGACCTTTCTTTCGGTCCTCTGGAGCCTCCGGATTGAGCGCTCGGGTAAGCGGAAATCCTGTGCACTTTCACTGTGTCTTCTCTTCTGGAGAAGCTTCCATAATCCTTCCTGGGTCGCTGTGCTGTGCATCAAGTCACTCGCTTCCTCTCTCTATAGCTGTCAAAAGTTTCCTGAAAATGTTCCATGTAAACTTGAATGATTTTCACGTTTGTGAGTATTCTCTGTTTGATTTTGGTTCCTTTGTAAACTTACACTAACATGAAGGCGTGTAGCTTTTCGGCCGTGATACTATGATGTGATCAAGCTTACACTAACCATGATTTGTTTTTTGCAgtcctttccgaccgcccctcgcggtcacctgtccctcgatagaattcttggtgactcggatacttttgatatcgttcgccttatgcgtttttgttctcgtattggcatccttggtgatatttagcgccctctgattattttgcgtatttgatggtgctacatagccttcccggtttggtgccttcttttgataattacttacttacttactttttgcAGTCTTGCACTAAACACActggtagtttgatatatttttttGCGTTCCTTATTTTAAACTTATTTTCTTCCCAGAATTTTTTTTATCAACCCTAacaattttcttattttttcctgAACATTTTAACCTCCAGTTAATGTAGTGTGAATTATTGTAGTAGAATTACTATTGTTAATGTAGAGCCCCAGTGTCAGCTGGGACTCCCAGCTGACACTAGGACCCCCAGTTATGATGCTAGCCAAATAATGCCAGCTACAATGGTAACACTGATTAATTACTGGTAATGCTGAGTGATGGGAAACAGTTCTTGGTAATGCTTAGCAATGACAAGTAATTCTTAGTAGTGCTGAATTATGATAGGAAATGCTTGCTATCGTCTTCCTGTGGCCACCTGTGACCTGACGCACACAAGACAACTAAGACAAATCACAGTATATCACTAAGTAAATGTTCTCCCAAGGTGACTATACTCCAGACCTCCACTACGCTCTCATCATTTTCAAAGTGTACACTTATCTCTTCTCGTGTTAACTACTTAAAACTAGAGCCTCGCTTTCCCTGTTCAACGTTGGCGTCAATTATTACTAATATTTCATAAATAATTTAACTTAGACCTTCCCCGACCAGCCTAGGTCCCTCCCATACCCCACACTATTTGCCTTACATGTTTAGATAATGCATGCATCGTCTGGCCTCCACTTTGGACAGACATTCTGTTGTATGGTATATATGTAAAGAGTACAAATTTTTATGTATTCAAATGGGCTCTTGATTCATTGAGCATTTACTTGATATAAGTTATTTTGCACACGAGCTTTGCAAATTTCTTAAAATTGTACATCTGCCTGAATTGCATTATTTTCCTCATCTATTTGCTTTCGGCCAATTTCGTACCCAATTTTCCTCTGACCACTCATTGGACCTGATTTTTCTTATCGCACATATAGTCGATTTTCTTTGGCATAGAGTGAATTCGTTTTCTGTAAATGTATTCTAACCCCATTTTATTGGATTCACACTGGACTCGTTTTCCCCTGACTGTTTACACTTACACCCCATTTCCACTCTATCCCTCTCTCAATTTAGGCCACTGCTTCTGATAATAACGAAATATGAAGCACGTTTTCCGTCTAAATTAATGGCGAGCCGTATCTGGATGTACTTTATTACAGGAGGTGGTCCTTCTGCCTAACTGGAAAGCAATAAGAGCCATTAAACTGTTTTCACTTCCCCTGCATGGCAGGTTGGCGGAAACCATCccattcacccccctcccccccacccccagaaaATTTTATGTTTCAGGGGGAAGGTTCAGTCGTGTCAATAAAGCCTGAAAAATGGAAGGGAGGGAAGAGACGTGGAAACGATGATGCCGTAAAGATCGGGAAGCtgtattctctctctcacacactcagtgTCATTCTTATTTATGCTCACCCACTTACTCACCTGTTCcctctttgtttttgttttgtcttTGTATACTGTTACAATCGCACTATTATTATTTTCGAGTCTTTTTAATATATTTGATTTATTAAAATTTGTTATTGGTATTGTTTGACTGTTGTTTACAATATGATTCAAACTATgttttgcaatttttttttatattttcgtcTTATACGATATACGTATCTACTCAGTAACTATCTTACTATCCCCGCCTGTATACGATATGTGGCGTACGATCCCTCCATGAAGAAGACCACCGCTCATTCAACACGTTCCTCTCCTGGCCTTTATTGCATTACCTGTCACTTTGACTTCGTGTTCTTTACTACTGCTGGCTCTTAATGGTATATATGTCATGCTGAGCCACGAGGGGGAGGAATCTGTGTTGCTGCTCTTACTTTAACTCTTGCTGCTGCAGCTGTGCTGTTTTAACTGCTGCTGCTTTTACTGCTGCATCTGCTGTAAATGTTGCTGTTGCCGCTGTTCTTGTTGATGTCGTTGCTACAATTCATGGTTCTATCTCTAAAACAAATTTTATAGCTTTTACTCCTGTTGATATTTTTAGTCCTGGTCCTCCAGCTGACACCACAACTaacgatgctgctgctgctgctgctgctgcaacaaccgctgctgctgtcAAAGTTGCTAATACTACTCCTGCTCCTCTACATTTGCTGCAGTCGCCGATACTGCAGCTGCTCTTGATGCAGCTGTCATCCCCTATTCTTTTCCCACATCGCTGTGAAGGATTAGATTAACTTGAATAAATGTTAGTACAAGTTTGTGATGACAGGCAATAGACCAGGAGGGAAATCCTCCAGCCTGAGGtggcggagggtgtgtggtggaggctcccggagtgacagacagtgacggagggtgtgaggtggaggctcccggagtgacagacagtgacggagggtgtgtggtggtggctcccggagtgacagacagtgacggagggtgtgtggtggaggctcccggagtgacagacagtgacggagggtgtgtggtggaggctcccggagtgacagacagtggtggagggtgtgtggtggaggctcccggagtgacagacagtggtggagggtgtgtggtggaggctcccggagtgacagacagtggtggagggtgtgtggtggaggctcccggagtgacagacagtggtggagggtgtgtggtggaggctccgggagtgacagacagtgacggagggtgtgtggtggaggctcccggagtgacagacagtggtggagggtgtgtggtggaggctcccggagtgacagacagtggtggagggtgtgtggtggaggctccgggagtgacagacagtgacggagggtgtgtggtggaggctcccggagtgacagacagtggtggagggtgtgtgatggaggctccgggagtgacaggcagtgacggagggtgtgtggtggaggctcccggagtgacagacagtgacggagggtgtgtggtggaggctccgggagtgacagacagtgacggagggtgtgtggtggaggctcccggagtgacagacagtgacggaggctgtgtggtggaggctcccggagtgacagacagtggtggagggtgtgtggtggaggctccgggagtgacagacagtgacggagggtgtgtggtggaggctcccggagtgacagacagtgacggaggctgtgtggtggaggctccgggagtgacagacagtgacggagggtgtgtggtggaggctccgggagtgacagacagtgacggagggtgtgtggtggaggctcccggaatgGGCGGTTACAAAATGAGAATAAAATGAAAACTGTTTTGGTGAATGTCAGAATGTTTGGTTTTGGCTCTTCGGAAAGCTTTATATCctgtgtaggtggtgtggtgggccaggtggtgtggtgggccgggtggtggtggtgggccaggtggtgtggtgggccaggtggtggtggtgggtcaggtggtgtggtgggtcaggtggtgtggtgggtcaggtggtgtggtgggccaggtggtgtggtgggtcaggtggtgtggtgggtcaggtggtgtggtgggccaggtagtgtggtgggccgggtagtgtggtgggccaggtagtgtggtgggccgggtggtgtggtgggtcaggtagtgtggtgggccgggtggtggtggtgggccgggtggtgtggtgggccaggtagtgtggtgggtcaggtggtgtggtgggttaggTAGAGTGGTGGAACAAGTGGTGTGGTTGGTCAGGTTGTGTGGTCGAACAAAAGGTGTGGTGGACCAGGTTGTATGGTGGGTCAGGTAATGTGGTGGAACGAGTGGTGTGGTGGACCAGGTAGTGTGATAAACCATGTGGTGTCATAAGGTAGGTGTAATGGTCCATTTCAATAAATCGTCATAATAGATAAACCACCACAATAGatgaaccaccacaacagacggaccaccacaacagacgaacCACCACAATAGATGACCCACCACAATTGATGAACCACCCCAATAGATGACCCACCACAATTAATGAACCACTATCATTTTACTAGGTAAAGAACCAGAGTAACCAAAGCCAAGAACCCTCGCGGAAACACTCTCATATAAGATAGCGAAGTCACAGAGAAGTCAAGAAGTAACCCCACCGCTACCAAACAGAATGGatgtgtgaggggagaggagcggGAAGTGAAGGCGGAGAGGGGAAAGAAAATTGGGAAGAGATAAGTGATGTAGGGAAGAGGAAACTGCAATAGAACGTATGCAGGGGGGGGAAAAACGAGGTGAGAAAAGTgggaggagaggaagaggaggtgagagtatcaccaacagaaaacaaaaacaaagagaGCCTTACCTCTTGTTTGGTTTCGTAGTCAAGTGGCGCCCGAAGGGAGAGTCGACCGGTCGTGGGGTGGAGCCAGAAGTGGCCCCCTTCGTTACCTTCCGTTATGACGAACACCGGAGAATCTCCTGTGGAAGACCAACACAAACACTCAGTCAAAGGTTTCAATTACAACATCAACAATATTGTTGTTTAAAAGCCTGAAGGTTGATTGTCAAGGTTTGTCTGGCTAGGTGACAGCCGCGAGTGGGGAGCCTCTCTCGCCGTCCCGACAATACTCTCTGCTGTTGACGGTAAATAACACATCTGTATCTCACTGCATCacgctctctctcgtccaaacctgTCGCAGCTGTTCTCTTAA carries:
- the LOC138373513 gene encoding putative neural-cadherin 2 yields the protein MLRRVRYSWEHQLFIMDPASILQIITNSTWMVTKLVGSDPVEFQRPEYFAEVPENTTRDLLLRLSARVQSPGDSPVFVITEGNEGGHFWLHPTTGRLSLRAPLDYETKQERCGKRIGDDSCIKSSCSIGDCSKCRGAGVVLATLTAAAVVAAAAAAAASLVVVSAGGPGLKISTGVKAIKFVLEIEP